The nucleotide sequence TTCTTTAACTGAACACCTAAATCTTAGTGTGAAGGaaactcttttcctttgcttataaaccgattaaatttattttcctctgatcATTTCACATTTCTAGATCCATTTTATTACTCCTATCTTCTAGAGTTCTGGTTTGAAACACCGCAGTTTTCTGTGGTTTCTCTTTGAGTTTTCACATTATTACTAATGCTGTAAatgcttctgtgtttttattttaatttaaggtATAATATGTTTTTAGTTCTTACAGCAGCTGTGACACAAGCATCATTGCAGTCTATAATTCATAAGTTTCTTACTGCTGGACCATCTGCTTTCAACATAACTTCTTTGATTTCTCAAGCTGCTCAGCTCTCTACACAAGGTATTCATATTCTTAGGTATCACTAGAATTGCATATTAACTTGGAGGGGGTTTtcatagcaattttttttttagtctttgaaGAGATTAACTATAataatgatttgatttttttttaacaccagtatatacagtatttttatttactgtttctttttgagatgagGCAAGCATTGGCATTTGTCTTGCAGTATTGCCATTAAatctgtaatatatatttaattcagaatttaagttcccaatgaaatattttactccAAAGCTAAATGTAAACTGGTATGTCCTCAATCTTTGTGAGACATTGAATGTATTTTAAGAGTTGAAGTTTGGTTTCAGGTTTGATGGTAGATGGTTTTTGAGCAGAGGATGCAGAAATGCTTACGTCGGGTCTCAAATAagccatttctcttctctgtggaAGTATTCAGTGGAAAGGGACATAcataggaagaaaagagaaatgaacaggCTGCTTTGACTTGCCCCTCAGCCCCAATTCAAAAAATTGATAACCTGAGCAGGAATATATTATTCTGAAATTGAAATGTAATAGTGAAAAGATTTCTATCTTTCTGGTTAACCTCATGAGGCAGGAGATAAAGGAGGATGACCAATCTTAAATGTagaataagaaagaggaaataaggaTGGTGAGGATGCCTTCCCATGTAAGAATAAGTTCAGGCTTACCTTCTTGCTCTGGCCTAAgaaaggggttgggggaggcacACGTTGGGTGTGTGTGTCTAATCCACGGCTAATTTAACCCGTGTGGCCCCAGTGAATGTTTCAGATTCTTGACTCTCAGGTGTTCTCTTTGGGGGGTAGAGGGCCTGTGAAGAGGTGGAAAAACCTTTTCACGTATAGAGAAAGGTTTTGGTTTCTTTGAAATTAATTGCTTCACTTTTTTACAGCTCAGCCATCTAATCAGTCTCCAATGTCTTTAACTTCTGATGCATCATCCCCAAGATCATATGTGTCTCCAAGAATAAGCACACCTCAAACTAACACAGTCCCTATCAAACCTTTGATTAGTACTCCTCCTGTTTCATCGCAGCCAAAGGTATGTCATTTTTGAgggaaatttggaaaagaaaccaCTCACTTTTGGAAAAACCAACTTAACATATTCAAATCTGTATTGTAGCAAAAGTCCTCTTTGAGAATGTGGGCAGTGGTGGAGTGAATGAGGGGTGAGAATAGATGCAGGTTAGGCTTTTGGTGAACTGAAGGTGGGAGTAGGGAATTTCATCTGTGATTCCTTTACACACAGATTATGCTGTCTTACTGGCTGTGGGGTTTGTGACCTGGAGGGTGGGATAAAGAAGGGTATGCTAATTATCTACTAATGTTCATAGAATTTCCTAAGTCTAAACATATGAGAGGACACGTATTCCAgtggctcctcccacccccaacttttattttagaaatgagtttGTTTCTGTGCTAACAGACctttaatgtatgtatttaacTTCACATCATGAGAATCAATAACTGTTTGCTTTATTTAATAGATAGGAAAATCAAGTCTTCAGTTAAGTCTAGTTTTCTGTGATGGAGTCAGAATTTGAGACCTAGGTCTTTCTGAGCACAGAACCCATCTTACTAGGCTCTACTGCCTTTGTTTGTCCAAGCATAATCTTCTTTGGATGGCTCCTCAGGGCACAGTTAGAAAGTTGCTGGTCTGTTCTTTTTGGACTACATAAACAGGACCATAACAATGCTGCACCCCAATTTTGTGCTGTGTCATTTGAGTCTTACCTACAAATTCATAAGCAAATCTCAGGGATAGTCATTCTTGACTTTGTAGTCCTACTACCCAGCAACATGTTAAGAGATTTGAAAATTGGTATATACaaattgcatttgtttttttcttaatgggaAGTTTAAGAAAGTCTTTTTACTTGTAAAAACTTTATGCCAgagaattttttattgaaataaaatcataagcagaaggctaaaaataaaagcaccttGATACATAACTTGATAGGCCAGCTTAGGTGTTCCTGTTGTCTCATTCCTTCCTTATTTCAGCCATTTATCTATGCATGTTTTAAGGTCAGtctggattgatttttttaaaattctgacttAAACTTGTTTATTATGCAATTTCTTATTGTTTGCCTGTATTTTGATGGGCGAAGTGAGTTTCAGCTAAAGAGACTTTATTCTTAGAGCTTAAAACTTAACTTCAGGGTAGTATCTTAAGAGTACAATAAATGATGACGGAAAGTGAAGTAAGTGGTAGTGTTTTATAGTCAGTCATAAAAGTAGCATTTCAAATCCCTTAAGCATATGGCTGTCAATATTTTGCATTCGGAAACTTGCAAGGGTTTTtggggggtttgtttgttttgtttttagagtggACATTCAGTATTCTATAGATCTTATAAAGATGTTCTTTCTAAAAGGACATGTTCTTTTACATTCAGAAGTTTACATTCAGACTATCCAGATTTGtttgagagaaaatttaaaaaaaaaagaaaagaaaaacaaagtaactgCTCTCAGAGGATGTGGCTTAATCACAAATGGCCATCGTTGCCTTTGCGCCTTAATTTGGGGCTTATGTTTGAAACTACTTGTTTTTCCTCTCCGTGGCATTTgaatatgtatagtatatatgtCACCACTGACAGTCGTGGACCTCTTGTTCCACCTCTTCAGGGTAACATCTCTTTAAGACCCCTCCAGTTGAAGTTCATATAGGTCCTACCTGTACCAGTGTATAGGCCAATCTACACATTTCTCTGCATCTGTGGTTGAAATTTAAGCAGCTGTATTTATTTGATGtgttaacattaatttttattgagcTACACATAACAGTAAATCAGAAGAGCTATTTTAGCATATTTGAAAGATAACTTTCCACAATATTAGGAGAACTAGTTTCTTAGACTGTTGTGCTAAGAactttttcttaataatgttttaatgtttgtttatttttgaggtgggggaggggcagagagagagagggaaacaccgaatccgaaccaggcttcaggctccaagttgtcagcacagagcccaatgcaggactcccaaactcaggagccataaaatcacgacctgagcaaaagtcggatgcctaacctactgaacccccaggcacccagaaagTAGTCTTAATGGCCTTGGGCCATTTTATGAAGAAATTAGATCATAGTCTCAAAACTTGACTTTCTTCTAACTACATGAACTTTGGGAACTTTTTTGATTCCACTTCTTTAAATCTTTAGATTTTTCACAGTTTAAGATTGTTCAACCAGATTTGGAGGGGTGTATGGATTCGGGGGCCTTAAATTACCATGATTTATACTATTAAATATGTTTGTATCactaatgttaattttattatgaaacagaATTAGGACAgtttgtgttatattaaaaattactaaataataGGGACATTTCATTGATAGTACTTTTGCTTTTATCTAGTTTCCATCGTATTTGTTTTATGTGATAGAAGAGTATCTCACCTGATTTTGACATTTCAGGTTAGTACTCCAGTAGTTAAGCAAGGACCGGTTTCACAATCGGCCACACAGCAGCCTGTAACTGCTGACAAGCAGCAAGGTCATGAACCTGTCTCTCCTCGAAGTCTTCAGCGCTCAAAGTAAGTTGATAGGTGTtcaaacattttttcccataatattgcATGCTGCATTgtttgaatattataaatatatatgtataatagaaCTTGGTCTTGGAAGAATCCATGGATAGcctttgttttatgtattatagGATTTATAAAGGCAAATCTTATTATAAGTAGGTGATTTATCTCTAGTAGTGAAGCTTGGTTATTTTTGAAGAAAGTGATTCCTTTCTTTAGAATTTTACTTAGTGGAATATGATGGGATTAACAGTATGTGTACTTGTATAAACAGGGCACGTgatttttataatgctttatGCTTGTTGAAAATGACCTCATTTTTAACCTCAAAGCAGGTTTAGATTTGAGTGTGTTAATGAAGCCAGAAGTGTTACATCTAAGACTTGGGCCAGTATTTCCCAACTGGTCTGTGTCAGCTTTTCCTGATAGCTTTAATTCTGACTCCTGTGTGGATTGTTGTCAGAGGGGGCTGTGTTGTGTTGTCACTTACTTTGTTAATTAACAAATAcaactttaaatgattttcattttattgattttcctatttttatttcttgctatGAGGTGGCAAAATAATTCaactgttgtttttattgttgttttctaaaCAAGCATTTCAGAACTTATACATCCAAATGAGAGTTGTTCCCTTCAAAATAATCACCTTGGGAAGCTGTCTTCTTACTCCAGCAATGTTGCCATTGCTCAGAACATTTTTGGGAAACTCTTCTTTTAAATTGTCTTTAGAGGCtgcagtattattttaaatatcctcaGTGATGAAAACTCTTCATCCTTTGGGAGATTTAGTTTTTGGAAATAACTGAAATTCATTCAGAGCCAAGTCTGGTGAAGCAGGTAGGAAATCAACTTGGGTGATTAAATTTTTGGTTCTCAACCACCATATCCCCAAACCCTAGCCCAGACCATACAGTTTTAAAAGAAGATAACCAATCTCGGAGTGTTacttttttggtcttattttgcCACTAAACTCCTTCATTGCTCTCCAATCAAATGCCTGTATTTGCTTCACATTATCTACCCTCTGATTTAATGTTTCATTCCGAGGTTAAACAAAGGCagtagattttttccccctccttgtctacatgtatttaaaatacaatattcagTTGTGCCTTATTATATCTACAATGGTTAGAATGTGACCGTTTCTTAGTTACATTCTTACTAGAGTTTCTGGTATACAAAACCAACAGGTTCTGCTGTCAAATTTAGAGAGCACTCTTAGTTTAAATTTAACTGACATTATTAAAAGGgctctttttccccccactaaAGTGTGTAGAGGAATACATGATATAAATACAGTTTggattttaaattctatttatttgatgttaaaataacaaatttttctTAGGAATTTGTATATCTTTAAATTAATAGAAGGTATTGACACTTTCTAGGAAGTCTACTTTTTTAAACATACTACACATTCAATTTTGTTTTCCAGTAGCCAGAGAAGTCCATCACCTGGTCCAAATCATACTTCTAGTAGTAATGCATCAAATGCAGCAGTTGTACCACAGAATTCATCTGCCCGACCTACATGTTCATTAACACCTACGCTAGCAGCACACTTCAATGAAAATCTTATAAAACATGTTCAAGGATGGCCTGCAGATCATGCAGAGAAGCAGGTATGTACATGATTCACAGAAGATGTTTTACCTTTGGATGAGTGACAAAATACAACTTGTACTTTTAGAAATCCTAATCTAAATCACTGCGTTtaagctatattttaaaataactaattttcTAATTAGATTGTCTCTGGtccttttataaaatgtttgataAGTAACCATAGGGTATTTATGAGGtgactttattattatattaaaataattactgttaCAGCTGTCATTATCAAATACTCAGTGATTGCCTTATTTTCTCCACTTCTTAAAATTGTTAGCCACATTTACCAATGAGTCTGTTAAGACCAAATTCTATACCAAGGTCACTCAGTTAAATCAGTGACTGGGGCTCAAATCAAAGCAGTGTGCTTTTCCCACTCAACTAGGCACTCTGATATTTAGAACCTGTTCATACAATAAATCTTACATCTGTCTCTCCACTAGACTAGCAACTAGAAGTGAGGAAACATTTTGTAGTGAGGGACCTTTGGACATTCCAGTTACTGCCATAGGCTTTTCCCTGTTAGCAGATTACTGACAGTCTGAAATTTTCTCTGAGTTCACAGAGATAATATTGTGTGTCTTCTGACACAAGAAAACAGTGAGGCCCTTTTATCAGTGTTACACCTGAACTTTACTCTCGCCGACTAGGCATCTTTTATTagccacaaatcgtgagatcttCTATCCTAGTGCTGTGTATTACTGAAATTGAAAGTACTATTTTCTCAAGAAGTTGAAGGGGAAATCTTTGCAAAGTACCTTCCACCATtagcaatgtattttttttaaaacccaatttaatttcattaatttttaaatgtttatttttcagagtgagagagagagagagacagaccgacagacagtggatccaaagtaggctctgcactgtatcCGTGAGCCTGATGCtaggttcaaactcaggaaccaggagatcatgacttaagtcaAAATCAgctactcaactgactgagccacccaggcacccctagcaatggttttttaaaagaaaaggaattaggagcgcctgggtggctcagtcagtcaaggattcaactcttgattttggctcaggtcctgatctcatggttttgtgagatcaagccctgtgtcaccacaacatgcagagcctgcttgggatactttccccctctcttccccttccctgcttgtgcacgcaaGGTCTCTCTCACAATGagtaaaataagcttaaaaaaaataataaaaggattatTCTCTAATCTTGGTTTAAAGTTCTCAgaagtttggtgttttttttgtaTGTGCTCGTGACTTAcatgatttctgtttctttaattatAGGCATCAAGATTGCGAGAAGAAGCCCATAATATGGGAAGTGTTCACATGTCAGAAATTtgtactgaattaaaaaatttaagatcttTAGTCCGAGTATGTGAAATTCAAGCAACTTTGCGAGAGCAAAGgtaagtttttcatttaaatacatttttgtttgttttagcattGTATATCTTAAATCAGAGAGAAGACTCCAAATCAGATTTCACTTCTGAAATTTAAAGTTTCCTCTCCTATATCATGTTCCATAATATTGTAACtgcatttttgtaatttaataatatttctggTGGATAGTAATGGGATCTAGATTTTAATTCTCTAACCCATGGTAAATGCTtcagtcaccttttttttttttttttttttaaatgttagaactCTGTAAggtacagaaatatttaaaaaataaaatgtttgggtgcctgggtgactcagttggctcagtgtccaagtcttgattttggctcaggtcatgatcccatggctgtGAGATGAAGcttcacatggggctctgcgctgagcatagACCTTACTTAAgattttctgtccttccccacttgtgcttgcactctttcttacTGTCtcagaaaataacaacaaaaaagtgagTTAAATgttacaacactgtatgttaagtgtactggaattttaaaaaaaagtgaagaagtgAAATGCCGACAGCAGCTAATTATAAAGGGTCTCTTTAACTGAGCATAGGACTCTGAGAATACTTGTTTCAGTTGAAATTTCAAATCACTATTTACATGGTGTTTGGATCACGTATGGATCCCTTGGAAATTACATTAAGAATATAGTTGTCCAATAAGTAGATCTATTTTCTGAATTGTTTTCACTTAAATTCTTATTGTCTAATCTAGTATCATACTCAGGTAAGGATACCCACATCCCAGTAAACAGtatagatacttttttaaaatgcctattACAGAATCAAGGACAGTCTTGTAATGGCTTCACATCCTGTCTGTGTAAGTCACTGGTTTATAGCTAGAGTTTAGTCTTAATATGAAAccacaaatatttagtaaatactaAGTTGGAATTCACCATAAACTTGGGGAGAGTTTTCATCTAATCTTTCAGTTACTAAACTATCTGGGGGTACATTTTGAGTATCACCTGGGACTTGTTTACTTTAGGATTGCTCTGAAAGTACTTCTAACAGACGTAAAACTTGACTTCATTTTGGCTTGATTGGGTTGACCAATGGTTTGATAGGAACCTGTAGCCTCAACTATTGACACAAGTGTACACTGATAAATACCAGGCTGTTCTACTCTGATCATGCCCAACTCACTGGTACAGGCAATAAATGTCCTGCTTCacagaagagaggggcagaaagagaacaGTTTTATGAAGTTTATGGAAATCTAGTTGGCTGTggagtttgtgttttattttttattttgaatatgtgtACCAAGTAGGACTTTGACTCGGCTTCATTTTTGTGAGTCTGTATATTGAGAATTGTTCTTCAAAACAGCCTCTTGCACCTAGTTAGTTAATTCTAGGCTTACTGTATTATGGTCCAGAAATCGTGGAGTCTAGatttatctatttaaataatATCTGCTGCCTTTTGTGTGTGGGTCTCTGTGAGGATACGGTGAACAAAGTACTTTTATAAGTCAGTCTTTATattggggcgctgggtggctcagttaagtgcccgactgttggtttcagcgcaggtcatgatctcctggttcgtgagtacaagccccacatcgggctctgtgctgacagtgtggggagcctgcttgggactctctctctctctctctctctctttctctgtctgcccatccgccacttgtgcacacatgctcgcactctgtctctcaaaataaacttaaaaaaaaatttttttttaaatctttatattcaaattaattgaaatttttagGAAACTAGGAACATTCTAACTTTTGTCATCTGAATACTTTAATATGCATTATACATTCACTGGTCATTTTGTGTTTACAAATCCATGTTTAATTCGTCTTAATTGTAgttacttattttatctttttaagatgTGTCTgaagttaaaatttttgtttggcttttggtAACATTTATGTGAACTACTTGAGTTctaattccttcttttatttttcaggatactatttttgagacagcaaaTTAAGGAACTTGAAAAGCTAAAAAATCAGAATTCCTTCATGGTGTGAAGATGTGAATAATTGCACATGGTTTTGCGTACAGGAACTGTAAATCTCTATTGCCCAGTCTTAACATTTTTGAGCTGCATTTAAGTAGACTTTGGACCGTTAGGCTGGGCAAAGGAAATGACAAGGGGTTGGGGTCTGTGAGAGTCAATTCAGGGGAAAGATACAAGATTGATTTGTAAAACCCTTGAAATGTAGATTTCTTGTAGATGTATTCTTCACGTTGTAAATATGTTTTGTAGAGTGAAGCCATGGGAAGCCATGTGTAACAGAGCTTAGACATCCAAAACTAATCAATGCTGAGGTGGCTAAATACCTAGCCTTTTACATGTAAACCTGTCTGCaaaattagcttttttaaaaaaaattttttggggggttaATTTATCATTCAGAAATCTTGCATTTTCAAAAATTCCGTGCAAGCGCCAGGCGATTTGTGTCTGAGGATACGATTTTGAACCATATGGGCAGTGTACAAATATCATGCAACAACTGTTTCCACACTTGCACCTGATCAAGAGCAGTGCTTCTCCATTTGTTTTGCagagaaatgtttttcatttcccgTGTGTTCCATCCACTTCCCTCTGAAATCCTCAATCtgattttacccattttttaaggctcctctttttctcctttcttaaggCACTGTTGCTATGGCACTTTTCTATAACCTTTTCATTCCTGTGTACAGTAGCTTACAATTGCAGTGATTGAGCATAACCCACTTGTTTGTGTAAATTATTGAAATCCATTTGCACCC is from Suricata suricatta isolate VVHF042 chromosome 10, meerkat_22Aug2017_6uvM2_HiC, whole genome shotgun sequence and encodes:
- the WAC gene encoding WW domain-containing adapter protein with coiled-coil isoform X3, producing MRDAADPSPPNKMLRRSDSPENKYSDSTGHSKAKNVHIHRVRERDGGTSYSPQENSHNHSALHSSNSHSSNPSNNPSKTSDTPYDSADDWSEHISSSGKKYYYNCRTEVSQWEKPKEWLEREQRQKEANKMAVNSFPKDRDYRREVMQATATSGFASGKSTPGDKSVSHSCTTPSTSSASGLNPTSAPPTSASAIPVSPVPQSPIPPLLQDPNLLRQLLPALQATLQLNNSNVDISKINEVLTAAVTQASLQSIIHKFLTAGPSAFNITSLISQAAQLSTQAQPSNQSPMSLTSDASSPRSYVSPRISTPQTNTVPIKPLISTPPVSSQPKVSTPVVKQGPVSQSATQQPVTADKQQGHEPVSPRSLQRSNSQRSPSPGPNHTSSSNASNAAVVPQNSSARPTCSLTPTLAAHFNENLIKHVQGWPADHAEKQASRLREEAHNMGSVHMSEICTELKNLRSLVRVCEIQATLREQRILFLRQQIKELEKLKNQNSFMV